A single Mus caroli chromosome 15, CAROLI_EIJ_v1.1, whole genome shotgun sequence DNA region contains:
- the Pfdn5 gene encoding prefoldin subunit 5 → MAQSINITELNLPQLEMLKNQLDQEVEFLSTSIAQLKVVQTKYVEAKDCLNVLNKSNEGKELLVPLTSSMYVPGKLHDVEHVLIDVGTGYYVEKTAEDAKDFFKRKIDFLTKQMEKIQPALQEKHAMKQAVMEMMNQKIQQLTALGAAQATAKA, encoded by the exons ATGGCGCAGTCGATTAACATCACCGAGCTGAATCTGCCACAACTGGAAATGCTCAAGAACCAGCTGGACCAG GAAGTGGAGTTTTTGTCCACGTCCATTGCTCAGCTCAAGGTGGTCCAGACCAAGTACGTGGAAGCCAAGGACTGTCTGAACGTGCTGAACAAGAGCAACGAGG GAAAAGAATTACTGGTCCCACTGACGAGTTCT ATGTACGTCCCAGGGAAGCTACACGATGTGGAGCACGTGCTTATTGATGTGGGAACCGGCTACTACGTGGAGAAG ACAGCTGAGGACGCCAAGGACTTCTTCAAAAGGAAGATAGACTTCCTCACCAAACAGATGGAGAAAATCCAGCCAGCGCTGCAGGAGAAGCATGCCATGAAACAGG CTGTCATGGAAATGATGAACCAGAAGATTCAGCAGCTCACAGCCCTGGGGGCAGCGCAGGCCACGGCCAAGGCCTGA